In Populus alba chromosome 1, ASM523922v2, whole genome shotgun sequence, a single window of DNA contains:
- the LOC118027826 gene encoding uncharacterized protein isoform X2 gives MGVSNAHSWTCMDIYVFATPYRVTWDYYLLSREHTLEFKEWESKAEYEYVKNRGVSIFLMHAGMLGTLQALWDVFPLFTNTGWGENSNIGFLEKHMGATFEQRPQPWATNISVDDIHSGDFLVISKIRGRWGGFETLEKWVSGAYAGHSAVFLRDSEGKLWVGESGNENEQGEDVIAVLPWDEWWEFELNKDNSNPHIALLPLHPDVRAKFNETAAWEYALSMNGKPYGYHNLIFSWIDTLDGNYPPPLDAHLVASFMTVWNHIQPEYAANMWNEALNKRLGTQGLDLPDILVEVEKRGSSFGKLLTIPEQDDWLYTDGKSTSCIAFVLEMYKEAGLFDPITSSVQVTEFTIKDAYTLRFFENNSSRLPKWCNDGDDVKLPFCQIKGQYRMELPEYNTMDPYPHMNERCPSLPPKYFRTQNC, from the exons GTTAGCAATGCTCACAGCTGGACATGCATGGATATTTATGTCTTTGCCACTCCATATCGTGTAACATGGGATTATTACTTATTATCTCGAGAACATACATTAGAGTTTAAAGAGTGGGAAAGCAAAGCTGAATACGAATAT GTGAAAAATCGGGGAGTCTCTATTTTCCTTATGCACGCGGGGATGCTTGGAACCCTTCAAGCACTGTGGGATGTCTTTCCCTTATTTACAAATACTGGATGGGGTGAGAATTCTAATATTGGGTTCCTGGAGAAACACATGGGAGCTACCTTTGAACAGCGTCCTCAGCCTTGGGCTACCAACATCAGTGTTGATGATATTCACTCTGGTGACTTCCTTGTTATATCAAAAATTCGTGGAAGATGGGGTGGTTTTGAGACTTTGGAGAAGTGGGTCAGTGGAGCTTATGCTGGTCATTCTGCTGTTTTCTTACGGGATTCTGAAGGAAAACTATGGGTTGGCGAATCAGGAAATGAAAATGAACAG GGAGAAGATGTTATAGCTGTGTTACCCTGGGATGAATGGTGGGAATTTGAGCTGAATAAGGACAACTCAAATCCACATATTGCACtgcttcctctgcatcctgatGTGAGAGCTAAGTTCAATGAGACTGCTGCGTGGGAGTATGCTTTGAGCATGAATGGAAAACCTTATGGATATCATAACTTGATATTCAGCTGGATAGACACTCTGGATGGGAACTATCCACCACCATTGGATGCTCATCTG GTTGCTTCTTTTATGACAGTTTGGAATCACATACAACCTGAATATGCTGCCAACATGTGGAATGAAGCCTTGAACAAACGACTTGGAACTCAG GGCCTTGATCTTCCTGATATCTTGGTAGAAGTTGAAAAGCGTGGGTCATCCTTTGGAAAATTGTTGACAATTCCTGAACAGGATGATTGGTTGTATACTGATGGAAAGTCGACCTCATGTATTGCTTTTGTCCTGGAAATGTACAAGGAAGCAGGACTGTTTGATCCAATTACTAGCTCTGTACAAGTGACTGAATTTACG ATCAAAGATGCTTATACACTAAggttttttgaaaacaattcaAGCCGCCTGCCAAAGTGGTGTAATGATGGAGACGATGTGAAGCTCCCATTTTGTCAGATTAAAGGGCAGTATCGAATGGAACTACCAGAATACAATACCATGGATCCTTACCCCCATATGAATGAAAGGTGCCCATCGCTTCCCCCAAAATACTTCAGAACACAGAATTGCTAA